The DNA segment GCATAGTAATATTATCTCTTCATGATTGTGAACATGGGCAAGGATAAGGATTGAGGGCCGCTAAAGGCAAGTCTTTTTAACGGTCAGTTTCGATTCGGTGATCCCGAGAGCCGTCTCCAGCGCCACAATGGCGACTTCCATCTGGGCTACCGACGGTTCTTTGGTCGTGATCCGCTGTAACCATAGCCCCGGCTGAATAAGAACCTTGGTGACAGAATTGTCCCGGGTTCTTCCCGATAATTTGAGAAGTTCATAGGCTCCGCCCGCCACAAAAGGGAGAAGCATGAAGTGGAGCGCAAAGCGGGTCACCAGGGCGGGAGGGTTACCCGTAATTACGGCGTAAATGGTATCGGAAAAGGAATAAATGACAATGGCGAAAAGCGCGACAATAAGAATAAAACTGGTCCCGCAGCGGGGGTGAAAAGTGGTAAAGCGAGACACATTCTCGGGTGTCAGATCCAGACCGTTTTCATAGGCGAATATCGATTTATGCTCGGCGCCGTGATATTGAAAAACGCGCTTGAATTCTCCAAAAAAAGAAATTCCCCAGACATAAATCAGAAATAAAGCCACGCGGAAAGCACCGGCAACCAGATTGAAAGCCACCGCCCCCTTGCGGACGTTCAGGAGAGTCGATATTGCCAGAGGAAGAAAGAAAAATACGGCGATTCCCAGAGCCAGGGCGAAAATGGCGGTGCCAAACAAGACAAAACTGCTGGTTTTCTTTTCCTTGTAGACGTACGGTTTGCCGCTTTCCAGGGCTTCCTGCTTTTCGATTTCCCGGACCGCAATATCCGCCGAAAAGTTCAAGGTGCGAATGCCGATGACAAGCATTTCAAAAAAGGCCACCACTCCCCGCACTACCGGAAGCGCCAGGAATTTGTATCGGGCGGAAACGGATTTGAAATCCTCGGATTTGACCAGAATCTCACCCGAAGGTATCCGCACGGCCGTTGCGATACGGTCCTTGGCCCGCATCATAACACCTTCGATTACAGCTTGTCCGCCGACTCCTAAGTCAGGCATGGTACCTCACTCCGCTAAGATTCCTGCATTTGCCCGTATGTTGACCTTACACCGGCTTACATCAAGAGTATATACGCAGGCGCCCCCCATTTTGAGGCAAAAATTCTGCGGTTAGGCTTTGGTGTTCTTGGTCTTCTTGGCCGCGGCCGGCTTGGCGCCATCTTTCTTATCAAGACCGTATTTCTTGCGGAAACGGTCGATACGACCGGCCGTGTCCACCAGTTTCTGGCGGCCGGTAAAGAATGGATGGCAGTTGGAACAAATTTCGACCTTGATATCCTTCACCGTGGAGCGCGTCTTGATGACATTGCCGCAGGCGCAGGTTATGGTAGTGTCGAAATATTTCGGATGGATTTTTTCTTTCACTTTCTCACAATCCTTTATTGCCAATTCACTTTTGCCAATTCAATCGAACCCCAAGTATAACGACTAAGTTCCCCGATGGCAAGAAAAATCCGAACGGGAGGTCGGCTCCGGCCTTGGCTTCGAGTATTGGGCCGGCAACCGGCAAACGGCCCTAATTCCTTGATTCTTTTGAAAATACCATGATTAAAGCGGTTCCTTTAGGGTCATAGCTCTCATGGCCGTAACCCCCGAATAGTTCCCCGGTCGCGAACCCGCTCCGTTCGGCCATAGTCGTCATTTCCTCCGGTCCGTATTCCTTTTCGGATATGCCAAACCAGCGAAAATCTCGTGTCACGGAGTTGATGGCGAAATCACGGACAGTTTTCACCCGTTCTTCGGCGAAGTAATATTGCTCGCGATGAACCAGCGACTCCTGTTCGAAATAGAGGGGGCTTTTTTCCCTGTACCACATGGTTCGGTTGTGACGGTCTCCGTCTTCAAGCCGCGACAGATGTATGATAAAAATGCCGTTTTCTTTCAGGGCCCGAAAAGCCAAGGTGAAAATTCTTTGATTGTCGGCAGGGGAGAAATGCCCCATCTGGCCGCAAATCAAATACGCCAGATCGAATTCGTTTTGGAATGCAGTATTGAGGATGTTCTCACAATGTAAGTTGATCTGCAGATTTTTTGCACGGGCCCTTTCCCCGGCGAGATCAATCGGATACGGACCGATATCTACCGCCGCTACTTCGTGACCCCTCTCTGCCAGGGCCAGGGCGTGGCGTCCGCCCCCGCAGGCCATATCAAAAATTCTGGCGCCCGGTTTATTAATATATTGCTCCAGGAAAGAGATTTCAGTTTCAGTGGGAATGCCCCAGTCGTGCACCAGTTCATACAGCCGGCGGGAAAAGGAATAATCATCATAGGGAAGAGTCCATTCAAAAGGAAATGGCCTTCCCAGTTGTACGTTTGGATCATGGTTCCGTGGTGTCATTATCCCCTTCGTTTCCTTACCCTTCTGATTCGGAACACTTTTTCCGGCGTAAAGGAAAGGGGCACTGTAAATTGTTACGGTAAAAATAATTGTCAGGAATTTGACCGAATTATGGGGAGATTCCCATCAAATTTGTTCGGGCGAACCGGCTTTTGCGGCCAGTATTTTTCCCAGTTTGTATGCTTCATCCAATTTGGGGCGGTCACCTGCGACCGGACCGATTTTGGTCCATTCGGACCCGGCATAAAATATCGCGCCGGAATTTATAATTTCCACCCATTTGAAAAAGCCGGCCACCACCTTCCGGGCGCATTCAAATTCCCCCCGCTCGCCGCCGACCAGGACCATGGCGCCATATCTTTGGCGCGTGATTATCCTTTTGAAATGATGTCCCGATTTCCCTTCAAAATCGGGCGGGCGAAGGCAGTTGCAGCGATCGATAAACATTTTGGCCTGTGCCGACACCGAGTCGAAATAAACCGGCGAACCGAACAGTATGATGTCATATTTTATCAGGCGCTCATAGACCGCATCGAGATCATCATGATAGAAACAGTATTCCGGCTCGGGACTTCTCCCGCAGGCCTGGCAGGGAATATAGCGGAGATCATTCAATCGCGTCAATTCGGCGCGGCATTCCTGCCCCGCATTTTCCCGAACCCCCCGGACAATTTCCTCCAGGAGAATTTCGGTCGAACTTCCCTTAATCGGGCTGGCTGTCAGACTCAGTATATTCAGCATCTAACTGCTTCAACTCCTCGAGGTGGTCGTATAATTTCAGCAGGATTTCTTCAATCCGTTCTTTTTCTTTATGGGCCTCGGTCAATTTTTCCCAATCCGTTTTCGGAATATTATAGGTTATATCGTTTTCAAGGCGGTGCAATATCGTCTCGTGATCTTTTATCTTGGAGTCGGTGGAGCGAAGTTCCTTTTTAATTCTTCCCTTGGTCTGGGATAATTTCTTGAAATCGGCATACTGCCGGATTTTGTCCGGACTGGTCGGTTTTTTTTCCGGCCGAACCGTTTCCGCATCTTTCTTTTCCCTAAAATATGAATAATTCCCTTCATAGAGCCGCATGGCTCCGCCCTCTATCGACAGGATTCTCTGTGCCACCTTGTCAAGGAAATATCTGTCGTGACTGACCACCAGATAGGTCCCGCCGTAATTCAACAGCGCTTCTTCCAGCGCCTGGCGCGACTCGATATCCAGGTGATTCGTCGGTTCGTCGAAAATCAGAAAATTGGCCGGAAGGAACAGCAGTTTGGCCAGCGCCAGCTTGGTCTTTTCACCCCCGGACAAAACCACTACTTTCTTCAGTACATCTTCTCCCCGAAAGCCGAAGCGCGCCAGAAAGGTCCTTAATCGTCCCGCTTCCGTCATCGGATCAACCTGCCACAGTTCGTCTATGACCGTGTTGTCATCATTGAGGTCAGAAAGTTCCTGGTCGAAATAGGCGATTTCGACTTTCTGACCCAGACTGACCGAACCTTCCAGTAAATCCAGTTCTCCCAGAATCGACCTGATGATGGTGGTCTTGCCGGACCCGTTGGCCCCGATCATTCCCGCTCGGTCGCCGCGGTACAGATTGAAGGAGACATCTCTGATCACGGCCCGATGTCCATACCCGAAATCGGCTTTCTCCGCCGCCAGGACCAGATTGAATGATCGCTCTCCGGAATCGACCCGGAACGAGACCTCCCGCCGCTCCTCAACCGGCAATTCGATTCTTTTAATGCGCGACAGATACTTCATTTTCGATTGGGCCTGCTTGGTCTTCTGACCCGCCATGTTGCGGCGGATAAAGTCTTCGATCCGCTTTATCTCTTCCTGCTGGTGCTTGTACCAATGTTCGATCTGGGAATAACGATCTTTTCTTTCCGTCAGATATTTCTCAAAACCGTTGAAGTATTGCTCGATTTTTCGCCCGGTCAGTTCCCATACCTTATTTACGGTATTGTTCAGGAAAGTCCGATCGTGAGATACGATAATATATGCTTTATTGAGTCCTGACAGATATTGCTCCAGCCAGATCGTGGAATCGATATCAAGATGATTGGTCGGTTCGTCCAGCAGCAGAAGCGTCCCCCGTCCGGCCAGTATCCGCGCCAGTGACGCCCGGTTCCTTTCGCCTCCGGAGAAACTGTCCATCCGGCTCCGAAAACGGAACTCCGCAAACCCCAGACCCATCAGAATGGCCTTTATTTCGGCTTCATATTCATAGCCGCCGGAAGTCTCGAAATGATGCTGGAGATCTCCCAGTTTTTCGAGAAGGGGTTTCGAATCGGGATTTTCCTCCAGGTCCTTTTCCACCTGCCGGATTTCCGAGCGCATCGTGAGCAGGTCGCCGCGCGCCGCCGAGACGTAATCGAACAATGTACTCTCTTCGGATCCGGCAAATTCCTGCTCCAGATAGGAAAGGGTGCAGTTTTTGGCTTTTGTGATTGCCCCCGAATCAGGCGTCAGGTGTCCCGCCATCAATTCAAACAGGGTCGTCTTGCCGATACCGTTGGGTCCGACCAGTCCGATTCTATCCGTATCGATTATGGAAAAAGAGAGGTCCCTGAAAATTTCCCGTCCGTCGAATTCTTTGCAGATATTTTCACCGGCCAGAAGGGTCATGATTCGCCGCTCTCTGTTTCCTTTTCTCGCGCCAGAATCATTTCCACGGCCAGGAGAACCACCGCCGCCCAAAGAAATATTTTCCAGAGTTCGCGTCCGTATCGGGCCTGGGTAATAACAGTATCGGATGATTGACTGAACGGCAGAACCGTGTATTTCTTGAGGCCGAGGGCCTTTCCGATCTGCTCCGGCTCCGCCGCGGCCAGATCGCTTTCCGACATGACGACATTGGCGGGGAATATATCTATCGTCCGCCCCTGCGACTGCAGCTGATAGATGCCGGGAATCTGAATCGGCTGGCAATCGTACGAGATTTCGTCTCCTGTTTCTTTCCCTGTTATCGTACTGATGTTCTTATCGGGCGCTGTCATTTCCACCGTTTCGGAGTGCACCAGTTTTGCTGGTACGGTCCGGGTGATTTTGCCGCCGACGTAATTCTTCAGCTCGTAGGATGATTCCGCCCCGGCCAGATACTCCATGGTTCTGATGATGAGAGGAACAAAAAAGGAATGGGCGGCCAGGTCGGTATATTCCGGGCGGAGCGGCGCGGTCATGACAATCATTTTGCCGGCGCCAAAAGCCCCCTCGGCAAGCGCCGCCGAACCGTTCGAGAAATAGGCCAATATCCGGCAATCGGGGCTTTCCTGCAGCGTCGGCAGGGCATAGAACTTTATGCTCGGCATATCCTCTTTCTGAAACTGGGCGAAAGCCCGGAAGATCGGGTGCGCGTAATCGAGCCGCTCCAGAGAATAATATCCGGCTCCGCTGAAGGATGTTGGCACCGGCTTGACAATCCGGAGACCGATTTTGGCGGAAAAATTCCTGTCGAAATATTCGGTCTTAATATTCGCGCTCATGACGAAAAACACGCCGCCGCCGTCATCCATGAATCTTTGAAGTTGCAGCGTTTCCACCGCCCCCAATTCGGGAACCCCCGCCAGCACCACGGCATCGTAGTCATTCAGATTGACCGCGGCCAGTTCATCGGCGGCGACCGTCTTAACCGACCAGTAACGCCCCAGGTCCTCCGACGGGACCAATGCCAGGCGCACCAGATTACCGCTCCCGTCACCATTGACAATCAGAATATTGAACTGCTCCGGAATCTTGAAAGTAAAATAGTACCTGTTATCGGGAGAATAGCCATCATCGCCGATTTCCACCCAGCCGGAATGAAAACCGGCCGACGGGACGGTATGCTTGAATTGTACACTTTGCTTGCCCAGGGCGTCGATCCGGAACTCGCTCTGCATCACCCGGTTCCCGTCCACAAAAAGCGACGCCAACTGCTCGTTTTTGGGGCGGTTGTCGAAATTGCGTATCTCCGCTTCCACCGTGAATTCGTTGCCAACTTCGATTAGTTGCCCGCCCAGATTAACCCCGGTCACACCGCAGTTGCCGTCGGTCTCGACCGGCAGGTCTGCCAGATAGACGGAAAAATCGCTCCCCAGACTCTCCGGCGCGGAGGGCAAAGAATTGGCCTGGAAATCACTGATAAGATAGCATTCCTTGTTCAGGTTCTTCGCCCGGACCAGCAGTTCCGCTCCTTTGCGAAAAGCTTCCCCGAAATTGCCGCTGTCATACCCGACTGTTTGGGCCTTCAATATATTTTCCGCCACCTCCCGGCTGAAGAATTGTTCCCCGGCGGGGAAATAGGCTTCGCGATCGAAAGGTATGAGCAGTAGTTCGTCACCCTGACCGAAATTTTTCAAAATCTCTTCGGCTTTCTTCTTGGCCAGATCAAACAGGACGCCGTCTTTGACCTGCCGTTGCATCGACGCCGATTTGTCCAGCAGGACCACCGCCGAAACCCCGGCGTGCGAGCCGATATATCCGCCGCGCGTCGCGGGGCGGGCGAAGGCGAGCACCGCCGCCAGAATGATAAGCATCCGCAACAGGAGAAGAAGCAACTGACGGATTTTGATGCGCCGGACCTGCCGTTTCTGCATCTCCTTGAGATGCTTGAGCGACGAAAAAGGGACTATTTTCACCCGGCGCCGCGAGAATAAATGAATCAGAAGCGGTATCAGGGCGGCCGCCGCCGCTATCAATACAGCCGAATTGAGAAAATTGAACATCGGACTCTGATCGAACTAAAGGTGATATGCTTTATCGATGTACTTCGTACAGAGATCCCGCTGATACACCGCCAGCGGCAATCGCAGACCCTGCTGATAGTACTCTGTCGCCGCCTTACGCTTCCCTTGAAGGTCCTCAAGGTTTCCCAGGGCCAAAAGAACTTCTCCCAAATAGTAACTTCTCTGCTCGGTAAAATAGGCGACATCGAGATATTGCCCGGCTTTGTCATATTCATGCAGACCGAGGCTGGCCAGCCCGGCCCGAATCTTATAGGTCGGGTCATCGGGAATTTGGGCCATCATCTGAAGAGTCATCCCCAGGGCCTCGGAGAAATGATTTTCGGCTTTGGCGGTATCCCGCCAGACACCCGGACTCCCTTCCATTTTTCCCATAAACAGCAGAAACTCGATCTTCCCCGGAACGGACTTTTCTATATCATACACTTTTTCCGCGATGCGAATGGCTCCGGCGGTATCGCCCCGTATCGCCGTTATTTTGGCCTGCAGGAGGCGGGCCGTGGCATAGGTGGAGTCTTTCAAGAGAACGGTATCAAGGGCGCTCCACGCCTGGTCGTACTGTCCGTCTATAAGATAAAGATTCCCCAATATTTGATAATAGATGGAACGCGCCGAGTCCAGTTTGACCAGCAGCCTATACCCGTCGAGCGCGTCGTAATAACGCCCGAACTGATAGCAGACCGCCGCCAGTTTTTTCCAGGTATCGATGGAGTCGGCCCGGTTCGAATCATATTTGGTCATTTCCCGGTAATATTCGATCTGCTGGTCAATACGGAATGTCGCCCCGGCCCGCGCCGCATAGAAATCGAATTGGCGGCGGTTCAGTTCCAGGGTATCGACATAATGCGTCCATTCGGCCTGAAGGGAATCGAGGGATATCTGGCATATTTTTTGAAGATTATTCGCCAGCGTCAGATCATCGGATTCCTTATATATCCGGCGAACTGCATTCATACCGTATTTGTCGGCGATAAATTTCATGAACGATCCGGCCGTAATTTCCGCCGTGACCGGGTCTATTGCGTAGTATCCTTCGGTTGTCAGGATATTTTTTATTTCCGGTATTTTGCCTTCGCGGGCGATCTTTTTCATCTCATAGGGCCAGAATTCAAAGTACCCGGCCAGCCCCTCCACTACGAACGGAGGAGCGTAACCCCAGATACGAAGCAATTTCAGCATATTGGGAAGCATGGCGTCGGTGGAAATATATCCGTGATTATAAATCGTATAGATAGACCCGCGACCGGGATCTAACATGTATCCGAACCGCTTATCCCAGTTGACCGAACTCGAAGGGCAGGGGAGAAGAAAGAGATTCATCTGTCCCGGGGAATTGAAGTCGAAGGCGCTTCGAAAACGGGTGTATTCCGTTTCGAGGTAATTCTTGATGTTGTTCCAGCGATAGTCGGCCAGGGAATTGGGAACACAGTAAATTTGAAAGTTGGCCGACGGTTCGGTCGTGAACTGGTCCGTAAGATCCGGGTCATATTCGCAGGGGGGGGCGGAAATATCGACCAGGCCCCGCGGGGAGATCAAAAGCTGGTATATCGAACCGTTTTTGCCGGGAATGTTTTCGATCCGGGCCGAAAGATTGTACTCTACCCGGTACTGCTTGGCGTAATTAAAGGGGGTAACACCGACCGTCACCAGATCGGCCGTGAACAGCGCCGATTGCGAGTCGGCCTGCGGCACGTCCAGGTCCAGCCGGAAATTGACCATGAAAGTATGCAGTTTCTTGCCCGTTATTACCTGAACCGTATCGCGGGCCACCTCGAAATATTTATCGATTTCGGCCGGCTTCTGGCGAACTATCAATTCGAATTCAACACCCCTGGGAGTTTTGGCATATAGCGGTATCGCCAGGAAAATGGTGATTGTCAGGCAGGCCCAACTGAGCGGCTTGATTATTTTCATATCGAATATTCTACCCGGAAAGGGCTCGAAGGAACCCGATTATTCCTGTTCGAGGACAATTCGGCTGTCTTTCAATATCGGCAGGACCGGAATAGCGTCGATATCTGCCGCCAGTTCCACATCTTTTTCGAATCCGATTTTCTTCAGGAATCGTCCGTGTTCCCCGCGCGCAATGGTCTGTTTGAGTGAGCGCATATTGCTTCTATACAGGAGAAGGGCCAGCGAGGCGGCGTCATTCAGTTCCAGTTCGATTTTATTTTCGCTCTGCAATTTGTGCAGCATCATTCCCCCGCAGAGCGTATCCTCGATGGAAAAATCGCCGTCCTGACCGGCGCATAAAATAACCAGATCGTGCCCGGCGCCGGCGGCCCTCTGAGCCACCTGCGAGATATTTACTAGCGCGCCCGTGATAATCAGTTTCGAACCGGCCGCGCGGGAATAACCGCGTGTGCCGTTGGACGTCGAAAGAATGACCGTTTTCCCCTTGACCTTGTCCGTCGTATATTCCAGCGGTGAATTGCCCAGATCAAAATTATCGATCTTGACGCCATTGCGTTCCCCGCCAAGGACTCCGGTTTCGATTCCGATTTTAGCCCGCATCTCCGCCGCCTCTCCCGGCTCCATTACCGGTATGACCGCCCGCGCCTCCGATTTCAGGGCCTGGCAGATGGTGGTCGAGGCCCGAAGAACATCAATCAGAACCAGCGTCTTACCGGCCAACCTCTGTTCCATTATCGGGCTGGGAACAAGAAACAGTTCGGCCCGCATTAACGATGCGTTCCTTCTTTGTAGAACGGC comes from the Candidatus Zixiibacteriota bacterium genome and includes:
- a CDS encoding conserved membrane hypothetical protein (Evidence 4 : Unknown function but conserved in other organisms) — encoded protein: MPDLGVGGQAVIEGVMMRAKDRIATAVRIPSGEILVKSEDFKSVSARYKFLALPVVRGVVAFFEMLVIGIRTLNFSADIAVREIEKQEALESGKPYVYKEKKTSSFVLFGTAIFALALGIAVFFFLPLAISTLLNVRKGAVAFNLVAGAFRVALFLIYVWGISFFGEFKRVFQYHGAEHKSIFAYENGLDLTPENVSRFTTFHPRCGTSFILIVALFAIVIYSFSDTIYAVITGNPPALVTRFALHFMLLPFVAGGAYELLKLSGRTRDNSVTKVLIQPGLWLQRITTKEPSVAQMEVAIVALETALGITESKLTVKKTCL
- a CDS encoding 50S ribosomal subunit protein L31 (modular protein); its protein translation is MAIKDCEKVKEKIHPKYFDTTITCACGNVIKTRSTVKDIKVEICSNCHPFFTGRQKLVDTAGRIDRFRKKYGLDKKDGAKPAAAKKTKNTKA
- a CDS encoding hypothetical protein (Evidence 5 : Unknown function); the protein is MTPRNHDPNVQLGRPFPFEWTLPYDDYSFSRRLYELVHDWGIPTETEISFLEQYINKPGARIFDMACGGGRHALALAERGHEVAAVDIGPYPIDLAGERARAKNLQINLHCENILNTAFQNEFDLAYLICGQMGHFSPADNQRIFTLAFRALKENGIFIIHLSRLEDGDRHNRTMWYREKSPLYFEQESLVHREQYYFAEERVKTVRDFAINSVTRDFRWFGISEKEYGPEEMTTMAERSGFATGELFGGYGHESYDPKGTALIMVFSKESRN
- a CDS encoding putative NADPH-dependent FMN reductase (Evidence 3 : Putative function from multiple computational evidences); translation: MLNILSLTASPIKGSSTEILLEEIVRGVRENAGQECRAELTRLNDLRYIPCQACGRSPEPEYCFYHDDLDAVYERLIKYDIILFGSPVYFDSVSAQAKMFIDRCNCLRPPDFEGKSGHHFKRIITRQRYGAMVLVGGERGEFECARKVVAGFFKWVEIINSGAIFYAGSEWTKIGPVAGDRPKLDEAYKLGKILAAKAGSPEQI
- a CDS encoding putative Uncharacterized ABC transporter ATP-binding protein YdiF (Evidence 3 : Putative function from multiple computational evidences), with protein sequence MTLLAGENICKEFDGREIFRDLSFSIIDTDRIGLVGPNGIGKTTLFELMAGHLTPDSGAITKAKNCTLSYLEQEFAGSEESTLFDYVSAARGDLLTMRSEIRQVEKDLEENPDSKPLLEKLGDLQHHFETSGGYEYEAEIKAILMGLGFAEFRFRSRMDSFSGGERNRASLARILAGRGTLLLLDEPTNHLDIDSTIWLEQYLSGLNKAYIIVSHDRTFLNNTVNKVWELTGRKIEQYFNGFEKYLTERKDRYSQIEHWYKHQQEEIKRIEDFIRRNMAGQKTKQAQSKMKYLSRIKRIELPVEERREVSFRVDSGERSFNLVLAAEKADFGYGHRAVIRDVSFNLYRGDRAGMIGANGSGKTTIIRSILGELDLLEGSVSLGQKVEIAYFDQELSDLNDDNTVIDELWQVDPMTEAGRLRTFLARFGFRGEDVLKKVVVLSGGEKTKLALAKLLFLPANFLIFDEPTNHLDIESRQALEEALLNYGGTYLVVSHDRYFLDKVAQRILSIEGGAMRLYEGNYSYFREKKDAETVRPEKKPTSPDKIRQYADFKKLSQTKGRIKKELRSTDSKIKDHETILHRLENDITYNIPKTDWEKLTEAHKEKERIEEILLKLYDHLEELKQLDAEYTESDSQPD
- a CDS encoding conserved hypothetical protein (Evidence 4 : Unknown function but conserved in other organisms), producing the protein MFNFLNSAVLIAAAAALIPLLIHLFSRRRVKIVPFSSLKHLKEMQKRQVRRIKIRQLLLLLLRMLIILAAVLAFARPATRGGYIGSHAGVSAVVLLDKSASMQRQVKDGVLFDLAKKKAEEILKNFGQGDELLLIPFDREAYFPAGEQFFSREVAENILKAQTVGYDSGNFGEAFRKGAELLVRAKNLNKECYLISDFQANSLPSAPESLGSDFSVYLADLPVETDGNCGVTGVNLGGQLIEVGNEFTVEAEIRNFDNRPKNEQLASLFVDGNRVMQSEFRIDALGKQSVQFKHTVPSAGFHSGWVEIGDDGYSPDNRYYFTFKIPEQFNILIVNGDGSGNLVRLALVPSEDLGRYWSVKTVAADELAAVNLNDYDAVVLAGVPELGAVETLQLQRFMDDGGGVFFVMSANIKTEYFDRNFSAKIGLRIVKPVPTSFSGAGYYSLERLDYAHPIFRAFAQFQKEDMPSIKFYALPTLQESPDCRILAYFSNGSAALAEGAFGAGKMIVMTAPLRPEYTDLAAHSFFVPLIIRTMEYLAGAESSYELKNYVGGKITRTVPAKLVHSETVEMTAPDKNISTITGKETGDEISYDCQPIQIPGIYQLQSQGRTIDIFPANVVMSESDLAAAEPEQIGKALGLKKYTVLPFSQSSDTVITQARYGRELWKIFLWAAVVLLAVEMILAREKETESGES
- a CDS encoding hypothetical protein (Evidence 5 : Unknown function) — encoded protein: MKIIKPLSWACLTITIFLAIPLYAKTPRGVEFELIVRQKPAEIDKYFEVARDTVQVITGKKLHTFMVNFRLDLDVPQADSQSALFTADLVTVGVTPFNYAKQYRVEYNLSARIENIPGKNGSIYQLLISPRGLVDISAPPCEYDPDLTDQFTTEPSANFQIYCVPNSLADYRWNNIKNYLETEYTRFRSAFDFNSPGQMNLFLLPCPSSSVNWDKRFGYMLDPGRGSIYTIYNHGYISTDAMLPNMLKLLRIWGYAPPFVVEGLAGYFEFWPYEMKKIAREGKIPEIKNILTTEGYYAIDPVTAEITAGSFMKFIADKYGMNAVRRIYKESDDLTLANNLQKICQISLDSLQAEWTHYVDTLELNRRQFDFYAARAGATFRIDQQIEYYREMTKYDSNRADSIDTWKKLAAVCYQFGRYYDALDGYRLLVKLDSARSIYYQILGNLYLIDGQYDQAWSALDTVLLKDSTYATARLLQAKITAIRGDTAGAIRIAEKVYDIEKSVPGKIEFLLFMGKMEGSPGVWRDTAKAENHFSEALGMTLQMMAQIPDDPTYKIRAGLASLGLHEYDKAGQYLDVAYFTEQRSYYLGEVLLALGNLEDLQGKRKAATEYYQQGLRLPLAVYQRDLCTKYIDKAYHL
- a CDS encoding conserved hypothetical protein (Evidence 4 : Unknown function but conserved in other organisms), with product MRAELFLVPSPIMEQRLAGKTLVLIDVLRASTTICQALKSEARAVIPVMEPGEAAEMRAKIGIETGVLGGERNGVKIDNFDLGNSPLEYTTDKVKGKTVILSTSNGTRGYSRAAGSKLIITGALVNISQVAQRAAGAGHDLVILCAGQDGDFSIEDTLCGGMMLHKLQSENKIELELNDAASLALLLYRSNMRSLKQTIARGEHGRFLKKIGFEKDVELAADIDAIPVLPILKDSRIVLEQE